Proteins encoded within one genomic window of Oryza glaberrima chromosome 12, OglaRS2, whole genome shotgun sequence:
- the LOC127757365 gene encoding uncharacterized protein LOC127757365, whose translation MTSARSCPCFPSPLRTTPSAASSNAADPSPTFPTRLQQVGLSAKNRRAASRLVWESGERYTLEAFRAKAAEFEPSRHATPPKNPTHLQLEALFWAACTSRPFSVEYGNDMPGCGFASPDRLRFQVYLQFRVQNFRHRLRKKRSSNVICNSALILFPSQEGRLGLLVTAPGLGQYISGAILFEETLYQYAVDGRRIVDVLAEQGIVPGIKVDKGPRPAGRSDPESWCQGLDGLALREAAYYPQGARFAKWRTVVSIPNGPSALAVKEAAWGLARYAAISQLTAQYKEWWTRSSQCTRRGKKPKKIQLG comes from the exons ATGACATCTGCAAGATCGTGCCCCTGCTTCCCCAGCCCCCTGAGGACGACAccttccgccgcctcctccaatGCCGCCGACCCTTCCCCGACCTTCCCCACGCGCCTCCAGCAGGTCGGCCTTTCCGCCAAGAACCGCCGTGCCGCAAGCCGCCTTGTGTGGGAGAGCGGGGAGCGCTACACCCTGGAGGCATTCCGCGCCAAGGCGGCCGAGTTCGAGCCCTCGAGGCACGCCACACCGCCCAAGAACCCCACCCACCTTCAGCTCGAGGCCCTTTTCTGGGCCGCCTGCACCTCTAGGCCCTTCAGCGTCGAGTACGGCAATGACATGCCTGGCTGCGGCTTCGCCTCCCCTGACCGCCTCCGT TTTCAGGTTTATCttcagttcagagttcagaacttcagacacaggttgagaaagaaaagaagcagCAATGTCATCTGCAACTCTGCTCTAATCCTCTTTCCTTCCCAAGAAGGCCGACTGGGGCTGCTGGTGACGGCGCCGGGGCTGGGTCAGTACATCTCCGGCGCCATCCTGTTCGAGGAGACGCTGTACCAGTACGCCGTCGATGGCCGGAGGATCGTCGACGTCCTCGCAGAGCAAGGGATCGTGCCCGGGATCAAGGTCGACAAAGGGCCTCGTCCCGCTGGCAGGTCCGATCCCGAGTCTTGGTGCCAGGGGCTCGACGGCCTCGCGTTGCGCGAGGCCGCCTACTACCCACAGGGTGCCCGATTCGCCAAGTGGCGCACCGTCGTGTCCATCCCCAATGGCCCCTCCGCCCTCGCCGTCAAGGAGGCCGCCTGGGGCCTCGCCCGCTACGCCGCCATCTCCCAG
- the LOC127758200 gene encoding CBS domain-containing protein CBSCBSPB3, whose translation MSTASATAPPSRRTRSRPPSASSRKSDDPSAAAANGNGKASSKPTSPGQLTGERTVRKLRLSKALTIPEGTTVSEACRRMAARRVDAVLLTDAQGLLSGIVTDKDVATRVVAEGLRVEQTIMSKIMTRNPTYAMSDTLAIEALQKMVQGKFRHLPVVENGEVIAMLDIAKCLYDAISRLEKAAEQGSAIAAAVEGVERQLGGNFSAPYAFIETLRERMFKPSLSTIVTEGTKVAIVSPSDPVYVATQKMREFRVNSVVVATGNTLQGIFTSKDLLMRVVAQNLSPELTLVEKVMTVNPDFATLDTTILDALHIMHDGKFLHIPVLDREGQIAACLDVLQLTHAAIQLVEGGNDTVNDVANTVMQRFWDSTLALESPDEECDSRSEVSLLLASETGDGKSSIYPPVIGNSFAFKLQDQKGRVHRFTCGSESLNELASSIKQRLSITDEEGIMQLLYEDDEGDRVLLTTDADLAGAVLHAKSSGLKVLKLHIDLSESSTEVTKPSQQLAAARRSRLSPVRVGLMAGVVALSGAAVMVYLKRAKV comes from the exons ATGAGCACcgcctcggcgacggcgccgccgagccgccggaCGCGGAGCCGCCCGCCGTCGGCGTCCTCCCGCAAGTCCGAcgacccctccgccgccgccgccaacgggaACGGGAAGGCCTCCTCCAAGCCCACCTCCCCCGGCCAGCTGAC CGGGGAGAGGACGGTGAGGAAGCTGAGGCTGTCCAAGGCGCTGACGATACCGGAGGGGACGACGGTGTCGGAGGCGTgcaggaggatggcggcgaggcgggtCGACGCCGTGCTGCTCACCGACGCGCAGGGCCTCCTCTCCGGCATCGTCACTGATAAG GATGTAGCTACAAGGGTGGTTGCTGAGGGGCTGCGGGTGGAGCAAACCATCATGTCCAAGATCATGACAAGGAACCCCACATATGCCATGTCTGATACGCTTGCCATTGAAGCATTGCAGAAGATGGTTCAAG GTAAATTTAGACACCTCCCAGTTGTGGAAAATGGTGAGGTTATTGCTATGCTGGACATTGCTAAATGCCTTTACGATGCAATATCAAGACTGGAAAAGGCAGCAGAACAAGGGAGTGCAATAGCAGCTGCTGTAGAAGGGGTAGAGCGTCAATTAGGAGGCAACTTTTCAG CTCCTTATGCTTTCATAGAAACTCTAAGAGAGAGGATGTTCAAACCTTCTTTGTCAACCATTGTCACGGAGGGCACAAA GGTAGCAATTGTTTCTCCTTCAGACCCAGTGTATGTAGCAACACAGAAAATGCGTGAATTTCGAGTTAATTCAGTGGTTGTTGCTACAGGAAACACACTACAGGGGATCTTCAC CTCAAAGGATTTGCTTATGCGTGTTGTTGCACAGAATCTTTCTCCTGAATTGACCCTAGTAGAAAAG GTGATGACTGTAAACCCAGATTTTGCTACATTAGACACGACAATTCTTGATGCTCTACATATAATGCATGATGGAAAGTTCTTGCATATTCCTGTTCTTGATCGAG AAGGACAAATTGCTGCTTGCTTGGATGTCCTGCAACTTACCCATGCAGCCATTCAATTG GTTGAAGGAGGAAATGACACTGTAAATGATGTGGCAAATACAGTAATGCAGAGGTTTTGGGATTCTACTCTTGCTTTGGAGTCTCCTGATGAGGAATGCGATAGCCGTAG TGAAGTATCATTGCTCTTGGCATCAGAGACTGGAGATGGAAAGAGTAGCATTTACCCCCCTGTTATTGGAAATTCGTTTGCCTTTAAGCTTCAAGACCAAAAGGGACGCGTGCATAGATTCACTTGTG GCTCAGAGAGCTTAAACGAGCTAGCGTCTTCTATAAAACAAAGATTAAGTATTACTGACGAAGAGGGCATAATGCAACTCCTG TACGAAGACGATGAAGGTGACCGGGTGCTACTGACAACTGATGCCGATCTTGCTGGTGCCGTGCTCCATGCCAAATCGTCCGGTTTGAAG GTTCTGAAGTTGCATATCGACCTGTCTGAATCCAGCACAGAGGTGACAAAGCCATCACAGCAGCTGGCAGCTGCACGCAGGAGTCGGTTGTCGCCTGTTCGTGTTGGGCTGATGGCTGGTGTGGTCGCTCTCAGCGGTGCAGCAGTGATGGTTTACCTGAAACGAGCTAAAGTGTGA